The sequence below is a genomic window from Patescibacteria group bacterium.
CTCCCTAAGCCACATTATGGCTATGGCTGTTAAAGAACTTTTTCCGGAAGCTAAACTAGCTATTGGCCCGGTGATTGAAGACGGTTTTTATTATGATTTTGAAGTTAGTCAAAATTTCACTCCTGAAGATTTACCAAAAATAGAGAAAAAAATGAAAAAAATTATTAAGCAAAATATATCTTTTGAAAAAATAGAAATACCCTATGAAAAAGCCAAGAAAAAAGTATCAGATCAGCCCTATAAAAAAGAATTACTAGAAGAAATTACCAAAAAGGGAGAAAAAATCACTTTTTATAAAAGCAGTTCCTTTACTGATCTTTGTGCTGGCCCACATGTTAAATTAAGTAAAGAAATAAAAGCTGACGCTTTTAAATTAACTAAAGTAGCCGGGGCTTATTGGCGCGGTGACGAAAAAAATAAGATGCTACAGAGAATTTACGGAGTGGCTTTTACCACTAAAAAAGAGTTGGCTAAATACTTAAAACAAAAAAAAGAAGCTAGGAAAAGAGATCACCGTAAATTAGGCCAGGAATTAGAATTATTTGCTTTTCATGAAGTCTCACCAGGCGCCCCTTTTTGGCTGCCAAAAGGTATGATTATTTTTCGAGAATTAGAAAAACTCTGGCGCCAAATTCATGACCAAGCCGGCTATCAAGAAACCTCTACTCCTATACTCAATCATAAATCTCTTTGGGTAAAATCAGGTCACTGGCAGCATTATAAGGATAATATGTTTAATCTAAAAATTGATGATGAGATTTATTCTCTAAAACCCATGAACTGCCCCGGTTCAACTTACATTTATAACACTAAGAAAAGATCTTACCGTGATTTACCTTTGCGTTATTCAGAAATCGGTCGCCTTCACCGGAACGAAGTCAAAGGGGCTTTGGGTGGTCTTTTTCGAGTACGTCAGATTACAATGGACGACGCCCATATTTACTGCCTAAAGAAACAAATTCAATCAGAAATAGGTCGGCTT
It includes:
- the thrS gene encoding threonine--tRNA ligase, which encodes MAQKLHKIRHSLSHIMAMAVKELFPEAKLAIGPVIEDGFYYDFEVSQNFTPEDLPKIEKKMKKIIKQNISFEKIEIPYEKAKKKVSDQPYKKELLEEITKKGEKITFYKSSSFTDLCAGPHVKLSKEIKADAFKLTKVAGAYWRGDEKNKMLQRIYGVAFTTKKELAKYLKQKKEARKRDHRKLGQELELFAFHEVSPGAPFWLPKGMIIFRELEKLWRQIHDQAGYQETSTPILNHKSLWVKSGHWQHYKDNMFNLKIDDEIYSLKPMNCPGSTYIYNTKKRSYRDLPLRYSEIGRLHRNEVKGALGGLFRVRQITMDDAHIYCLKKQIQSEIGRLLKLIKKFYKIFGFSPNFVLATRPEKFMGETEDWDQAEKDLKKALENNKIDYQLSKKDGAFYGPKIDIHIDDTLGRTWQMATIQLDFQIPKRFNLVYTDKKGLEKVVTLIHRAIFGSFERFFGILVEHYAGAFPIWLSPVQIQIVPVGSSHISFSKKLAQKFKDENIRVDVDTANETVGNKIRKAIKQKVPYMLVIGDKEMNSDKLSVRIRSEKDLWNVKKEDFIKKVQDKITNRIVKLK